A portion of the Streptomyces sp. NBC_01335 genome contains these proteins:
- a CDS encoding ABC transporter permease — protein sequence MFRTALRNVLAHKARLLMTVLAVMLGVAFVSGTLIFTDTLGNAFRNQSAKSYDDVAVAVSTSGGRHDGRTTDGVDAATLEKIRSLDGVAGVTGRVSGFAGAADRDGKLIGDGWSTNGGNFAPGKDGKDPAYTFTSGNGPVKDGQIALDRASADKGGYHVGDTVRVATNGPVKEYALTGVFTTEDGAVNAGGSLVLFQEATAQRLFLRAGEFQEATVAAAPGASDTALLAEVKSLLPRGADARTGKALADEQAKQIEDGLGNLDTILLVFAGIALFVGVFLIANTFSMLIAQRTRELALMRAVGASRRQVKRSVLMEAAVVGLVASAVGFAVGAGLAAALRSAMGVIGGKIPAGPLVVAPGTVLAAFAVGVLITVFAAWLPARRAAKIAPVAAMSSVHAVASTRSLVVRNSIGGALTLLGAAGIVGGAAAADTNGRKLIAAGAFLALIGIIVLIPLLSRPAIALVRPLLARVFGVSGKLAAQNAVRNPRRTGATASALAIGLTLVTGISVLGVTLGQAVDRMTTDNIKADYLVSMASGDALDSSALTALRKADGVGAVSPQQANWLTVGGRRHAASGVTPGDVEKLFTLKTVTGSLDSLADGRIAVDDDTARNNHWKTGETLPVTFEDEKKGEVTIGAVYESNQFLSPVLLPEDLANAHTATADIREIWLTTDGGASAADEQAVVDALGDNPAMSVMDRQDMRDMFGGFVNLALNIMYGLLAMALLIAVLGVVNTLAMSVFERKQEIGMLRAIGLDRARVKRMIRLEAVVISLFGAVVGVLLGTFLGWAIGRTIAAALPQYELVIPWGRIGIFLLLAALVGVLASLWPARSAARLNMLTAIKTE from the coding sequence ATGTTCCGTACCGCCCTGCGCAATGTGCTCGCGCACAAGGCCAGGCTGTTGATGACCGTGCTCGCGGTCATGCTCGGCGTCGCCTTCGTCTCCGGCACGCTGATCTTCACCGACACCCTCGGCAACGCCTTCCGCAACCAGTCCGCCAAGAGTTACGACGACGTGGCCGTGGCCGTGTCGACCTCGGGGGGCCGCCACGACGGCCGCACCACCGACGGCGTCGACGCGGCGACCCTGGAGAAGATCCGGTCGCTGGACGGCGTCGCCGGGGTCACCGGGCGGGTCTCCGGATTCGCCGGCGCCGCCGACCGTGACGGCAAGCTCATCGGCGACGGCTGGTCCACCAACGGCGGCAACTTCGCCCCCGGCAAGGACGGCAAGGACCCCGCGTACACCTTCACCTCCGGCAACGGTCCGGTGAAGGACGGCCAGATCGCCCTGGACCGGGCCTCAGCCGACAAGGGCGGCTACCACGTCGGCGACACGGTGCGCGTGGCGACCAACGGGCCGGTGAAGGAGTACGCCCTCACCGGCGTCTTCACCACCGAGGACGGCGCGGTCAACGCGGGCGGCAGCCTGGTCCTCTTCCAGGAGGCCACCGCGCAGCGGCTGTTCCTGCGGGCCGGTGAGTTCCAGGAGGCCACGGTCGCCGCGGCCCCCGGCGCCTCCGACACCGCGCTGCTCGCCGAGGTGAAGTCCCTGCTGCCCCGGGGCGCCGACGCCCGTACCGGGAAGGCACTCGCCGACGAGCAGGCGAAGCAGATCGAGGACGGGCTGGGCAATCTCGACACGATCCTGCTGGTCTTCGCCGGTATCGCGCTCTTCGTCGGCGTCTTCCTGATCGCCAACACCTTCAGCATGCTGATCGCCCAGCGCACCCGGGAGCTGGCGCTGATGCGCGCCGTCGGCGCCTCCCGCCGGCAGGTGAAGCGGTCGGTGCTGATGGAGGCGGCCGTGGTGGGCCTCGTCGCCTCGGCGGTGGGCTTCGCGGTGGGTGCGGGTCTGGCCGCCGCGCTGCGGTCGGCGATGGGCGTGATCGGCGGGAAGATCCCGGCGGGTCCGCTGGTGGTCGCCCCGGGCACGGTGCTCGCCGCGTTCGCGGTGGGCGTCCTGATCACGGTGTTCGCCGCCTGGCTGCCCGCCCGCCGGGCCGCGAAGATCGCCCCGGTGGCCGCGATGAGCAGTGTGCACGCGGTGGCGAGCACCCGTTCGCTGGTCGTACGGAACTCGATCGGCGGTGCCCTCACCCTGCTGGGGGCGGCCGGGATCGTCGGCGGTGCCGCAGCGGCGGACACCAACGGCCGGAAGCTGATCGCGGCCGGTGCCTTCCTGGCACTGATCGGGATCATCGTGCTGATCCCGCTGCTGTCGCGGCCGGCGATCGCGCTCGTACGCCCGCTGCTGGCCCGGGTGTTCGGGGTGTCCGGGAAGCTGGCCGCGCAGAACGCGGTGCGCAACCCGCGCCGTACGGGTGCCACCGCCTCGGCCCTGGCGATCGGACTGACCCTGGTCACCGGCATCTCGGTCCTGGGCGTCACCCTCGGCCAGGCGGTCGACCGGATGACGACGGACAACATCAAGGCCGACTACCTGGTCTCGATGGCGAGCGGCGACGCGCTGGACTCGTCCGCCCTGACCGCACTGCGGAAGGCCGACGGCGTCGGGGCCGTCTCCCCGCAGCAGGCGAACTGGCTCACGGTCGGCGGCAGGCGCCACGCGGCGTCCGGTGTCACCCCGGGCGACGTGGAGAAGCTCTTCACGCTCAAGACGGTCACCGGTTCGCTGGACTCGCTCGCCGACGGCCGGATCGCGGTCGACGACGACACCGCCCGGAACAACCACTGGAAGACCGGTGAGACCCTGCCGGTGACCTTCGAGGACGAGAAGAAGGGCGAGGTGACGATCGGCGCGGTCTACGAGTCCAACCAGTTCCTCTCCCCCGTCCTGCTCCCGGAGGACCTCGCGAACGCGCACACCGCGACCGCCGACATCCGGGAGATCTGGCTGACGACGGACGGCGGCGCCTCCGCAGCCGACGAGCAGGCCGTCGTGGACGCGCTGGGCGACAACCCGGCGATGAGCGTGATGGACCGGCAGGACATGCGGGACATGTTCGGCGGCTTCGTGAACCTGGCGCTGAACATCATGTACGGCCTGCTGGCGATGGCGCTGCTCATCGCGGTGCTCGGGGTGGTCAACACCCTGGCGATGTCGGTGTTCGAGCGCAAGCAGGAGATCGGGATGCTGCGGGCGATCGGCCTGGACCGGGCGCGCGTCAAGCGGATGATCCGGCTGGAGGCCGTGGTGATCTCGCTCTTCGGCGCGGTGGTCGGCGTCCTGCTCGGGACGTTCCTGGGGTGGGCGATCGGCCGTACGATCGCCGCCGCGCTCCCCCAGTACGAGCTGGTGATCCCGTGGGGCCGCATCGGGATCTTCCTGCTGCTGGCCGCTCTGGTCGGCGTCCTCGCCTCGCTCTGGCCGGCCCGCAGCGCCGCGCGGCTG
- a CDS encoding ABC transporter ATP-binding protein has product MTTAPPVPRATGVAARATELSKVYGQGETQVVALDRVSVDFPQGEFTAIMGPSGSGKSTLMHCVAGLDTFSSGSVRIGDTELGSLKDKQLTQLRRDKIGFIFQAFNLLPTLTALENITLPMDIAGRKPDAAWLQQVIDMVGLSDRLKHRPTQLSGGQQQRVAVARALASQPEIIFGDEPTGNLDSRSGAEVLGFLRNSVRELGQTVVMVTHDAVAASYADRVIFLADGAVVDEMARPTADGVLDRMKAFDAKGRTS; this is encoded by the coding sequence GTGACCACCGCACCCCCCGTCCCCCGTGCCACCGGCGTCGCCGCGCGCGCCACGGAGCTGTCGAAGGTCTACGGCCAGGGCGAGACCCAGGTGGTCGCCCTGGACCGGGTCTCCGTGGACTTCCCGCAGGGCGAGTTCACCGCGATCATGGGCCCGTCCGGCTCCGGCAAGTCCACGCTGATGCACTGCGTGGCGGGGCTCGACACCTTCAGCTCCGGGTCGGTGCGCATCGGTGACACCGAGCTCGGGTCGCTCAAGGACAAGCAGCTCACCCAGCTCCGCCGGGACAAGATCGGGTTCATCTTCCAGGCGTTCAACCTGCTGCCGACGCTGACCGCGCTGGAGAACATCACGCTGCCGATGGACATCGCGGGCCGCAAGCCGGACGCCGCCTGGCTCCAGCAGGTCATCGACATGGTCGGGCTCTCCGACCGGCTGAAGCACCGGCCGACCCAGCTCTCCGGCGGCCAGCAGCAGCGTGTCGCGGTGGCCCGCGCGCTGGCCTCGCAGCCCGAGATCATCTTCGGTGACGAGCCGACCGGGAACCTCGACTCGCGGTCCGGCGCGGAGGTCCTGGGCTTCCTGCGCAACTCCGTGCGCGAGCTGGGCCAGACCGTCGTGATGGTGACCCACGACGCCGTCGCCGCTTCCTACGCGGACCGGGTGATCTTCCTCGCGGACGGCGCGGTCGTCGACGAGATGGCGCGGCCCACGGCCGACGGCGTGCTGGACCGGATGAAGGCGTTCGACGCCAAGGGCCGCACCAGCTGA
- a CDS encoding LacI family DNA-binding transcriptional regulator, with protein sequence MPKNRPTIADIALRAGVSKVAVSYALNDRPGVSPTTRAAIKAIAEEIGWQPNSAARALTRARADTVGLALSRPARMLGVEPFFMELISGIESELSAGGCALLLQVVSGPAQELEVYRRWWGEGRVDGVFLADLREPCPGEADPRVTGVAGLGLPAVAIGHPSAAGPLVPVWSDDAAALRDTLAYLHALGHRRVARVAGLAELTHTRLRDREQHRACAELGLGAPVVVHTDYSGDEGAHATRRLVSAPDRPTAIIYDNDIMAVAGLSVAQEMGLEVPADLSLVAWDDSQLSQVVRPPLTALSRDIPAYGALAARTLLTLVAEGTAEGREDAAARLVPRGSTAPPR encoded by the coding sequence TTGCCCAAGAACCGCCCGACGATCGCCGACATCGCGCTGCGCGCCGGGGTCTCCAAGGTCGCGGTGTCCTACGCCCTCAACGACCGTCCGGGGGTCTCCCCCACCACCCGCGCCGCCATCAAGGCCATCGCCGAGGAGATCGGCTGGCAGCCCAACAGCGCGGCCCGCGCGCTCACCCGCGCCCGCGCGGACACGGTCGGCCTGGCGCTCTCCCGCCCCGCCCGGATGCTGGGGGTGGAACCGTTCTTCATGGAGCTGATCAGCGGCATCGAGAGCGAACTCTCCGCCGGAGGCTGTGCGTTGCTGCTCCAGGTGGTGAGCGGTCCGGCGCAGGAGCTGGAGGTGTACCGGCGCTGGTGGGGCGAGGGCCGGGTGGACGGGGTGTTCCTCGCCGATCTGCGCGAGCCGTGTCCGGGCGAAGCGGACCCGCGCGTCACGGGCGTCGCCGGGCTCGGCCTGCCGGCCGTCGCGATCGGCCACCCCTCGGCGGCCGGTCCGCTGGTGCCGGTCTGGTCCGACGACGCGGCGGCGCTCCGCGACACCCTGGCGTACCTGCACGCGCTCGGCCACCGCCGGGTGGCCCGCGTCGCCGGGCTCGCGGAGCTGACGCACACCCGGCTCCGCGACCGGGAGCAGCACCGGGCGTGCGCCGAACTCGGCCTGGGCGCGCCGGTGGTGGTGCACACCGACTACTCCGGGGACGAGGGCGCGCACGCGACCCGCCGTCTCGTCAGCGCACCGGACCGGCCGACCGCGATCATCTACGACAACGACATCATGGCCGTCGCGGGGCTCTCGGTCGCCCAGGAGATGGGCCTTGAGGTGCCCGCCGACCTCTCGCTGGTCGCCTGGGACGACTCGCAGCTCTCGCAGGTGGTCCGGCCGCCGCTGACCGCGCTGAGCCGGGACATCCCGGCGTACGGGGCGCTGGCCGCGCGCACCCTGCTGACGCTGGTCGCCGAGGGCACGGCCGAGGGCCGCGAGGACGCCGCCGCCCGTCTCGTCCCGCGCGGCTCGACGGCGCCGCCGCGCTGA
- a CDS encoding ABC transporter substrate-binding protein has translation MGTGIRVRIACALAVIALTATACTGGSPATGKGPGGAQGGSLPRDETLYTTGTQWGPPANYNPLRDWDHATGTKGLVYETLFHFDPNAGKLTPWLAESGAWKDAKTYEVKLRPGITWSDGEPLTAKDVAYSYGLGKIEASSFHSLWSWLSGAEAVDDTTVRFTFTSAHYQEWDFTLYGRPIVPEHVWSGRSEEEILNGVNDKPVGTGAYTLKSKSQDRVVWQRRDTWWGTKALGMTPAPRYIVDVSNPSNEVVIGQLGQGQLDLSNNFLPGASSLVKAKKVVSYYDQPPYMLSANTAWLVPNTTRKPLDDAAFRKALAASVDIDKIVKGVYGDLVKKADPTGLLPQWDQYIDKGVVASDGFSYDTAGAKKILADAGYRDTNGDGLVENKDGSKIALKLAVPTGWTDWMEAAKVVAAGAKAAGISVTTEFPDQNALNEQRAKGDFDLVLNNDRQLSNTPWTYYEYMFQLPVQRQQNTVNFGRYENQEAWNLVQQLGQVPTDDAAGMKAVTSKLQKIQLDEMPLIPLWYNGLWSQSTTGTWTNWPSDAPGAPTYAPALWRNWLEMGGFEMLTQLKPAK, from the coding sequence ATGGGTACGGGTATCCGGGTGCGGATCGCCTGCGCACTCGCCGTGATCGCGCTCACCGCCACCGCGTGCACCGGAGGGAGCCCGGCGACGGGCAAGGGTCCGGGCGGCGCGCAGGGCGGGTCGTTACCGCGCGACGAGACGCTCTACACCACCGGTACGCAGTGGGGGCCGCCGGCCAACTACAACCCGCTGCGCGACTGGGACCACGCGACCGGCACCAAGGGGCTGGTCTACGAGACGCTGTTCCACTTCGACCCGAACGCCGGAAAGCTGACCCCCTGGCTCGCCGAGTCCGGAGCCTGGAAGGACGCGAAGACCTACGAGGTGAAGCTGCGGCCGGGGATCACCTGGTCCGACGGCGAGCCGCTCACCGCCAAGGACGTCGCGTACTCCTACGGCCTCGGCAAGATCGAGGCCTCCTCCTTCCACTCCCTGTGGAGCTGGCTCTCCGGCGCCGAGGCGGTCGACGACACGACCGTCCGCTTCACCTTCACGTCCGCCCACTACCAGGAGTGGGACTTCACCCTCTACGGCCGGCCGATCGTCCCCGAGCACGTGTGGAGCGGCCGCTCCGAGGAGGAGATCCTCAACGGGGTCAACGACAAGCCGGTCGGCACCGGGGCCTACACGCTCAAGAGCAAGTCCCAGGACCGGGTGGTCTGGCAGCGCCGCGACACCTGGTGGGGCACGAAGGCGCTCGGCATGACGCCCGCGCCGCGCTACATCGTGGACGTCTCCAACCCGAGCAACGAGGTCGTCATCGGCCAGCTCGGCCAGGGCCAGCTCGACCTGAGCAACAACTTCCTGCCCGGCGCCTCCTCGCTGGTCAAGGCCAAGAAGGTCGTCTCCTACTACGACCAGCCGCCCTACATGCTCTCCGCCAACACCGCCTGGCTGGTGCCCAACACCACCCGCAAGCCGCTGGACGACGCCGCCTTCCGCAAGGCGCTCGCCGCCTCCGTGGACATCGACAAGATCGTGAAGGGCGTCTACGGCGACCTGGTGAAGAAGGCCGACCCGACCGGTCTGCTCCCGCAGTGGGACCAGTACATCGACAAGGGTGTGGTCGCCTCGGACGGGTTCTCGTACGACACCGCGGGCGCGAAGAAGATCCTCGCGGACGCCGGGTACCGGGACACGAACGGCGACGGGCTGGTCGAGAACAAGGACGGGTCGAAGATCGCCCTCAAGCTGGCCGTGCCCACCGGCTGGACCGACTGGATGGAGGCCGCCAAGGTCGTCGCCGCCGGAGCGAAGGCCGCGGGCATCTCCGTGACCACGGAGTTCCCCGACCAGAACGCGCTCAACGAGCAGCGCGCCAAGGGGGACTTCGACCTCGTCCTCAACAACGACCGCCAGCTGTCCAACACCCCGTGGACGTACTACGAGTACATGTTCCAACTCCCCGTCCAGAGGCAGCAGAACACGGTGAACTTCGGACGGTACGAGAACCAGGAGGCGTGGAACCTGGTCCAGCAGCTCGGCCAGGTCCCGACCGACGACGCCGCCGGGATGAAGGCGGTGACGAGCAAGCTCCAGAAGATCCAGCTGGACGAGATGCCGCTCATCCCCCTCTGGTACAACGGCCTCTGGTCGCAGTCCACCACCGGCACCTGGACCAACTGGCCCTCGGACGCCCCGGGAGCACCCACCTACGCCCCGGCGCTCTGGCGCAACTGGCTGGAGATGGGCGGCTTCGAGATGCTGACCCAGCTCAAGCCGGCGAAGTAG
- a CDS encoding ABC transporter permease: MRRYFARKLLVYALTFVVAVTVNWMIPRFMPGDPVAAMVSRARVSQPEAAEAMRAYYNNLFGFDQPVWQQYLHFWGALFQGDFGISVWVFPTPVSDVLLDALPYTLGLMIPAVLLSWIVGNWAGALAARRKVLDNTVLPAGYLLTAMPYMWIAVILAWALGSKAGWFPISGGYSLDIQPSWTLDFVLDLAHHWVLPFLSLFLVALGGWAIGMRNMIIYELESDYSSYLSALGAPQRLIRRYAFRNAVLPQVTGLALQLGVLVAGALVTEIVFAYPGLGSLILAAIQNQDFFLLQGAFLFIVIGVLIANFVIDVVYVLVDPRTRTGMAGGQS; this comes from the coding sequence TTGCGCCGCTACTTCGCCCGAAAACTCCTGGTCTACGCGCTGACCTTCGTCGTCGCCGTCACCGTCAACTGGATGATCCCGCGCTTCATGCCGGGCGACCCGGTGGCCGCCATGGTCTCCCGCGCCCGCGTCTCCCAGCCGGAGGCGGCCGAGGCGATGCGCGCCTACTACAACAACCTCTTCGGCTTCGACCAGCCCGTCTGGCAGCAGTACCTGCACTTCTGGGGCGCCCTGTTCCAGGGCGACTTCGGGATCTCCGTCTGGGTGTTCCCGACCCCCGTCTCCGACGTGCTGCTCGACGCCCTCCCGTACACCCTGGGCCTGATGATCCCGGCGGTGCTGCTCAGCTGGATCGTCGGCAACTGGGCCGGTGCGCTCGCCGCCCGCCGCAAGGTGCTCGACAACACCGTGCTCCCGGCGGGCTACCTGCTCACCGCGATGCCGTACATGTGGATCGCGGTGATCCTCGCCTGGGCCCTCGGCTCGAAGGCCGGCTGGTTCCCGATCTCCGGCGGCTACAGCCTGGACATCCAGCCCAGCTGGACCCTCGACTTCGTCCTCGACCTGGCGCACCACTGGGTGCTGCCGTTCCTCTCGCTCTTCCTCGTCGCGCTCGGCGGCTGGGCCATCGGCATGCGCAACATGATCATCTACGAGCTGGAGTCCGACTACTCCTCGTACCTCTCCGCCCTCGGCGCACCCCAGCGGCTCATCCGGCGCTACGCCTTCCGCAACGCCGTGCTCCCCCAGGTCACCGGACTCGCCCTGCAACTGGGCGTGCTGGTCGCCGGGGCGCTGGTCACCGAGATCGTCTTCGCCTATCCCGGACTCGGCTCGCTCATCCTCGCCGCCATCCAGAACCAGGACTTCTTCCTGCTCCAGGGGGCGTTCCTCTTCATCGTCATCGGCGTGCTGATCGCCAACTTCGTCATCGACGTCGTGTACGTCCTCGTGGACCCCCGGACCCGTACCGGCATGGCAGGAGGCCAGTCATGA
- a CDS encoding ABC transporter permease has protein sequence MSAPPGPAGTTPDAAGTPPEAVGTTPEATAPGPARETLHYAVRNPKLLIGFTVVLILLALGLFGPPLLDTTDPNAYGGPQAAPPDSTYWMGTTTFGQDVYAQFVHGLRATFLVGAVGGAIAAVVAMLVGFFAGYRGGVLDELLTMVTNVVLVIPALAVLLIINAYLGVRSVPVQGVFIGLTSWPWAARAIRAQTFTLRTREFVDLARLSGNGTWRIVFREIAPNMSSYLFMMFILLFGGSVLIASSLDFIGLGPTGGVSLGLMLQSAQQWSALQLGMWWWFVPPGAGITAIVGALYVANVGLDEVFNPKLRES, from the coding sequence ATGAGCGCACCGCCCGGACCGGCCGGGACCACCCCGGACGCCGCAGGTACCCCCCCGGAGGCTGTCGGTACCACCCCGGAGGCGACGGCCCCCGGACCCGCCCGCGAGACCCTGCACTACGCCGTCCGCAACCCGAAGCTGCTCATCGGCTTCACCGTCGTCCTGATCCTGCTCGCCCTCGGGCTGTTCGGCCCGCCCCTGCTCGACACCACCGACCCCAACGCCTACGGCGGCCCGCAGGCCGCGCCGCCCGACTCCACGTACTGGATGGGCACCACCACCTTCGGCCAGGACGTGTACGCCCAGTTCGTGCACGGGCTGCGCGCCACCTTCCTGGTCGGCGCGGTCGGCGGGGCCATCGCGGCCGTCGTCGCGATGCTCGTCGGCTTCTTCGCCGGCTACCGGGGCGGCGTCCTCGACGAACTCCTCACCATGGTCACCAACGTGGTGCTGGTGATCCCGGCGCTCGCGGTGCTGCTCATCATCAACGCGTACCTGGGCGTGCGCTCCGTGCCCGTGCAGGGCGTGTTCATCGGGCTCACCTCCTGGCCCTGGGCGGCCCGCGCCATCCGCGCGCAGACCTTCACCCTGCGCACCCGCGAGTTCGTGGACCTGGCCCGGCTCAGCGGCAACGGCACCTGGCGGATCGTGTTCCGCGAGATCGCGCCCAACATGAGCTCCTACCTCTTCATGATGTTCATCCTGCTCTTCGGCGGGTCCGTCCTCATCGCCTCCTCGCTCGACTTCATCGGCCTCGGACCGACCGGCGGCGTCTCGCTCGGCCTGATGCTCCAGAGCGCCCAGCAGTGGAGCGCGCTCCAACTCGGCATGTGGTGGTGGTTCGTGCCCCCGGGCGCCGGGATCACCGCCATCGTCGGCGCGCTGTACGTCGCCAACGTCGGCCTCGACGAGGTCTTCAACCCGAAGCTGAGGGAGTCCTGA
- a CDS encoding ABC transporter ATP-binding protein produces MTLTVTDLRVHYRTLRGEVRALDGVGFDVADGEILGLAGESGCGKTTLGKSLIRLDGRMRHAGGTVTLDGEDVPIADDRAMNAFRFHRISLVPQYSMSALNPTRRIGRMIRELLASRGVSVDTAELHRRLDLVGLDRNVLDRYPIELSGGMKQRTVMVISTLLDPAVLIADEVTSALDVSTQKAVVTALTGLRDAGLVTSMLFITHDLALTSHIADSIMVMYAGKLAEKAPTRALTAEPRHPYTRMLLGSLPEVGVRHRDRPLSGIAGSPPSLLDPPAGCRFRDRCPLADAGCAEEPPVVEIAPRHSVACWKA; encoded by the coding sequence ATGACGCTGACCGTCACCGACCTGCGGGTCCACTACCGCACCCTGCGCGGCGAGGTCCGGGCGCTGGACGGCGTCGGCTTCGACGTGGCCGACGGCGAGATCCTGGGCCTCGCGGGCGAGTCCGGCTGCGGCAAGACCACCCTCGGCAAGTCCCTGATCCGGCTGGACGGCCGGATGCGGCACGCCGGCGGCACCGTCACCCTCGACGGCGAGGACGTCCCCATCGCCGACGACCGGGCGATGAACGCCTTCCGTTTCCACCGGATCTCGCTCGTACCGCAGTACTCGATGAGCGCCCTCAACCCGACCCGGCGCATCGGACGCATGATCCGCGAACTCCTCGCCTCGCGCGGGGTGAGCGTCGACACCGCCGAACTCCACCGCCGGCTCGACCTGGTGGGCCTCGACCGGAACGTCCTCGACCGCTACCCGATCGAGCTGTCCGGCGGCATGAAGCAGCGCACCGTCATGGTGATCTCCACCCTGCTCGACCCCGCCGTCCTCATCGCCGACGAGGTCACCTCCGCCCTCGACGTCTCCACCCAGAAGGCGGTCGTCACCGCGCTCACCGGACTGCGCGACGCGGGCCTCGTCACCAGCATGCTCTTCATCACCCACGACCTGGCCCTGACCTCGCACATCGCCGACTCGATCATGGTGATGTACGCGGGGAAGCTCGCCGAGAAGGCGCCGACCCGGGCCCTCACGGCCGAACCCCGCCACCCGTACACCCGGATGCTCCTCGGCTCGCTCCCCGAGGTCGGCGTCCGCCACCGCGACCGGCCGCTCAGCGGCATCGCCGGCTCCCCGCCCTCGCTCCTCGACCCGCCGGCCGGCTGCCGCTTCCGCGACCGCTGCCCGCTCGCCGACGCCGGATGCGCCGAGGAGCCGCCGGTCGTGGAGATCGCCCCCCGTCACTCCGTCGCGTGCTGGAAGGCATGA
- a CDS encoding ATP-binding cassette domain-containing protein, which yields MLEGMMLTLDRVTKTYRAGAFGGGSVTAVDRVSFDAAPGEVVSLIGESGSGKSTIGRMILGLTRISGGSLTLDGAPVRPGKDFYRRVQGVFQDPFSCYNPVFKADRVFAMIRRAYHPGVGDREWAERVEKAVRDVRLDPGQVLGRYPHQLSGGQLQRLLIARALLLDLSFLVADEITSMLDASTRIDVLNLLAGLKERGLGVLYITHDLSLGTYLAERTVVLRRGRVVERGDTQKVFGNPLHPYTRTLLAAVPRLNTPWDPPEPVEQCAYHAGAADSADSTDSSDSAGLREVEPDHFVACAGLPDCGRITA from the coding sequence GTGCTGGAAGGCATGATGCTGACCCTGGACCGAGTCACCAAGACCTACCGCGCGGGCGCCTTCGGCGGCGGCTCCGTCACCGCCGTCGACCGGGTCTCCTTCGACGCGGCGCCCGGCGAAGTCGTCTCCCTCATCGGCGAGAGCGGCAGCGGCAAATCCACCATCGGCCGCATGATCCTCGGCCTCACCCGGATCTCCGGCGGCAGCCTCACCCTGGACGGCGCCCCCGTCCGCCCGGGCAAGGACTTCTACCGCCGCGTCCAGGGCGTCTTCCAGGACCCGTTCTCCTGCTACAACCCCGTCTTCAAGGCCGACCGCGTCTTCGCCATGATCCGCCGCGCCTACCACCCCGGCGTCGGCGACCGGGAGTGGGCGGAGCGCGTCGAGAAGGCGGTACGCGACGTACGCCTCGACCCCGGCCAGGTCCTCGGCCGCTACCCGCACCAGCTCAGCGGTGGCCAGTTGCAGCGCCTCCTCATCGCCCGCGCCCTCCTGCTCGACCTGAGCTTCCTGGTCGCCGACGAGATCACCAGCATGCTCGACGCCTCCACCCGCATCGACGTGCTCAACCTGCTCGCCGGGCTGAAGGAGCGCGGCCTCGGCGTCCTCTACATCACCCACGACCTCTCCCTCGGCACCTACCTCGCCGAACGGACCGTGGTGCTCCGCCGGGGCCGGGTCGTGGAACGCGGCGACACCCAGAAGGTGTTCGGCAACCCCCTCCACCCGTACACCCGGACCCTGCTGGCCGCCGTGCCCCGGCTCAACACCCCGTGGGACCCGCCGGAACCGGTGGAGCAGTGCGCGTACCACGCGGGGGCGGCGGACTCCGCCGACTCCACCGACTCCAGCGACTCCGCCGGTCTCCGCGAGGTCGAACCCGATCACTTCGTGGCCTGTGCCGGACTCCCCGACTGCGGAAGGATCACCGCGTGA